From Sodalis glossinidius str. 'morsitans', the proteins below share one genomic window:
- the dapF gene encoding diaminopimelate epimerase, which translates to MQFSKMHGLGNDFMVVDAVTQNVYFSPEMIRRLSDRHCGVGFDQLLVVEPPYDPELDFHYRIFNADGSEVAQCGNGARCFARFVRMKNLTNKRDIHVSTQTGRMVLTVTEDDSVRVNMGEPNFDPQQVLFRAARVEKTYIMRAAEQTVLCGVVSMGNPHCVIAVDSVDNAPVATLGPVLESHERFPERANIGFMQVLNRGHIRLRVYERGAGETQACGSGACAAVAVGISQGQLAEQVQVELTGGRLAISWRGPGHPLYMTGPATHIYDGFIHL; encoded by the coding sequence ATGCAGTTCTCCAAAATGCACGGCCTGGGTAACGACTTTATGGTCGTGGATGCCGTGACGCAAAATGTTTATTTCTCACCCGAAATGATCCGCCGCCTGTCGGACCGGCATTGCGGTGTAGGGTTTGATCAATTGCTGGTGGTGGAACCACCCTATGATCCGGAACTGGATTTCCATTATCGTATTTTTAACGCCGACGGTAGCGAAGTGGCGCAATGCGGCAACGGCGCCCGCTGTTTTGCCCGTTTTGTGCGCATGAAGAATCTGACCAACAAACGCGATATCCATGTCAGTACCCAAACGGGACGTATGGTATTGACCGTCACTGAAGACGATTCGGTACGCGTTAATATGGGCGAGCCGAATTTCGACCCGCAGCAGGTGCTGTTTCGCGCTGCTAGGGTTGAAAAAACCTATATTATGCGTGCGGCGGAGCAGACGGTGCTCTGCGGCGTGGTGTCCATGGGCAACCCGCACTGCGTAATCGCCGTGGACAGCGTAGACAACGCGCCGGTCGCGACGCTTGGACCGGTATTGGAGAGCCACGAGCGTTTTCCGGAACGGGCCAATATTGGTTTTATGCAGGTGTTGAACCGCGGGCATATCCGCCTGCGGGTCTACGAACGCGGCGCGGGAGAAACCCAAGCCTGCGGCAGCGGCGCCTGTGCCGCGGTCGCGGTGGGGATCTCGCAGGGTCAGCTGGCGGAACAGGTACAGGTGGAACTCACCGGCGGCCGACTCGCCATCAGCTGGCGCGGACCGGGTCATCCGCTGTATATGACTGGCCCGGCCACCCATATCTATGACGGATTTATTCATCTATGA
- the xerC gene encoding tyrosine recombinase XerC has protein sequence MTGTGSPLQLQVDAFLHYLRVELQLSAKTRESYQRQLYTVIVLIDEMGLTEWRQLEVSQVRALAARSKRQGLQSASLALRLSALRSFLDWLVSTDALGANPARGVSAPRHGRHLPKNMDVDEVDHLLDIDTRDPLALRDRAMLEVMYGAGLRLAELVGLNCADVDLGGGEVRVVGKGNKERKLPIGATAVTWLTRWLTLRDRYAPKDDAVFIANSGRRISARNVQKRFAEWGVKQGVNSHIHPHKLRHSFATHMLESSGNLRAVQELLGHANLSTTQIYTHLDFQHLASVYDAAHPRAKREKT, from the coding sequence ATGACCGGCACAGGCTCTCCGCTGCAGCTGCAGGTAGACGCTTTCCTGCATTATCTGCGTGTGGAGCTGCAACTGAGCGCCAAAACGCGGGAAAGCTATCAGCGGCAGCTGTATACCGTTATCGTCCTGATCGATGAAATGGGGCTGACGGAATGGAGACAGCTGGAGGTGAGCCAGGTGCGTGCGCTGGCCGCGCGCAGCAAGCGCCAGGGGCTACAGTCCGCCAGTTTGGCGCTGCGGCTCTCTGCGCTACGCAGCTTTCTCGACTGGCTGGTGAGCACCGACGCGCTGGGCGCAAACCCGGCACGCGGCGTTTCCGCGCCACGCCACGGACGGCATTTGCCAAAAAACATGGATGTGGATGAAGTTGACCACCTGCTGGATATCGATACCCGCGACCCGCTGGCCCTGCGCGACCGCGCGATGCTTGAAGTGATGTACGGCGCGGGCCTGCGTTTGGCGGAGCTGGTCGGCCTGAATTGCGCGGATGTGGATCTCGGCGGCGGCGAAGTGCGGGTGGTGGGTAAAGGCAACAAAGAGCGTAAATTGCCCATCGGCGCCACCGCCGTCACCTGGCTGACGCGCTGGTTAACGCTACGTGACCGTTACGCGCCCAAGGATGATGCGGTGTTTATCGCCAACAGCGGACGTCGCATTTCCGCGCGCAACGTACAAAAACGTTTCGCCGAATGGGGTGTGAAGCAAGGGGTAAACAGCCATATCCATCCCCATAAGCTGCGCCACTCCTTCGCCACCCATATGCTGGAGTCAAGCGGCAACTTGCGCGCGGTACAGGAGCTGCTTGGCCACGCCAACCTCAGTACCACCCAGATTTACACTCACCTCGATTTTCAGCATTTGGCATCGGTGTATGATGCCGCGCACCCACGAGCCAAACGGGAAAAAACCTGA
- a CDS encoding DUF484 domain-containing protein, protein MKQVGEQADSAQTLDDEQVVQYLLTHPDFFIRNARIVEQMVVPHPVRGCVSLLEWQLGRQRAHIQQLEDDITRLMEHASTNEPLFYRLLRLQSDLAAAGSLQELLNRLQRWARGLGLAGAHVRLFSDQWQLGAPSGFTHLALARSAFEPLRIQRLGQGNHYLGKLNGPELLLLPQVRQVGSVAMSLLGDDGSLGVLMFTSRDSQHFQDGMGTVLLQQLATLLPGLLERWVSRA, encoded by the coding sequence ATGAAGCAAGTCGGCGAACAGGCGGACAGCGCGCAAACGCTGGATGACGAACAGGTGGTGCAGTATCTGCTCACGCACCCGGATTTCTTTATCCGTAATGCCCGGATCGTGGAGCAGATGGTGGTGCCGCATCCGGTGCGCGGCTGTGTGTCGCTGCTGGAATGGCAACTGGGACGTCAGCGTGCCCATATTCAGCAGTTGGAAGACGATATTACCCGCCTCATGGAACACGCGAGCACCAACGAGCCGCTGTTCTATCGGTTACTGCGGCTGCAGTCCGATCTGGCGGCGGCAGGGAGTTTGCAGGAGCTGCTTAATCGCCTGCAGCGCTGGGCGCGCGGCCTGGGACTCGCGGGCGCGCATGTGCGGCTGTTCAGCGACCAATGGCAGTTGGGCGCGCCGTCCGGATTCACCCATTTGGCGCTGGCGCGCAGTGCGTTCGAGCCGCTGCGGATCCAGCGCCTCGGCCAGGGCAACCATTATCTCGGCAAGCTTAATGGTCCGGAACTGCTGCTGCTGCCTCAGGTGCGGCAGGTTGGCTCCGTTGCCATGTCTCTGCTGGGGGATGACGGCTCCCTCGGCGTGCTGATGTTTACCAGCCGCGACAGCCAGCATTTCCAGGACGGGATGGGCACGGTGTTATTACAGCAGTTGGCCACGCTGTTACCGGGGCTGCTGGAACGTTGGGTCAGCCGGGCATGA
- the yigB gene encoding 5-amino-6-(5-phospho-D-ribitylamino)uracil phosphatase YigB, protein MHFYRPLRPLRALTFDLDDTLYDNRPVIARTEYESVRFLQHYHPALRDLRQEDYQRLRRELRQREPEIYHDVSHWRWRSIELAMRNAGLSEHDARAGADVAMEVVLLWRSQIDVPADTHETLAALGARWPLVAITNGNASPEACGLAGYFSHILRAGPDGRAKPWQDMYHLVATLLNVPPETILHVGDDLEADVTGAIRYGMQACWINDRGGNFAADARLLPHLEISRLASLTALL, encoded by the coding sequence ATGCATTTCTATCGTCCTTTGCGACCGCTGCGCGCGTTAACCTTTGATCTCGATGATACCCTGTACGATAACCGGCCGGTGATTGCCCGCACCGAATATGAGTCGGTGCGGTTTCTACAGCATTACCATCCTGCGCTGCGCGACCTGAGGCAAGAAGATTATCAGCGTTTGCGCCGTGAGCTGCGTCAGCGCGAGCCGGAAATCTATCACGATGTGAGCCATTGGCGCTGGCGCTCGATCGAATTGGCGATGCGTAACGCGGGGCTCAGCGAGCACGACGCGCGCGCCGGCGCCGATGTTGCCATGGAGGTCGTCTTGCTCTGGCGAAGTCAGATTGATGTCCCGGCAGACACGCACGAAACGTTGGCGGCCCTTGGCGCCCGCTGGCCGTTGGTGGCGATCACCAACGGCAACGCGTCTCCCGAGGCCTGCGGGCTGGCGGGCTATTTCAGCCACATTCTGCGCGCCGGCCCGGACGGCCGCGCCAAGCCCTGGCAGGATATGTACCATCTGGTGGCGACGCTGCTGAATGTGCCGCCCGAGACTATTTTGCACGTGGGCGACGATCTGGAAGCGGATGTCACCGGCGCCATTCGCTACGGGATGCAGGCCTGCTGGATCAACGATCGCGGCGGTAATTTCGCCGCCGATGCGCGTCTGTTGCCGCATCTGGAAATTTCGCGGTTGGCATCCCTGACAGCCTTGTTATAA
- the lptM gene encoding LPS translocon maturation chaperone LptM — translation MKSELRRAALGLMLLGLYGCGLKGPLYFPPADKSEQKRQLMTTRSSTQSPVQTASPGDDGSTAVGTEQP, via the coding sequence ATGAAAAGCGAATTGCGCCGTGCGGCGTTGGGGTTGATGCTGCTAGGACTTTACGGCTGTGGCCTGAAAGGTCCCCTTTATTTTCCGCCGGCGGATAAAAGCGAACAGAAGCGTCAACTGATGACCACGCGGTCCTCGACCCAGTCCCCTGTGCAGACCGCCTCGCCCGGGGATGACGGCAGCACCGCCGTCGGGACCGAACAGCCGTAA